The sequence tttgtatttttagtagagatggggtttcaccacgttggccaggatgatctcaatctcttgacctcgtgatccacctgcttaggcctcccaaagtgctgaaattacaggcgtgagccaatgcacccagcctgGCCTCATTCTTATTTATTCCTCACTATAGCTTCCTGGGGATCTCTGAGTGTCAGCTCCATTGTGGCTGGAATGGTGTTCTTTTGAATATGCACTTGAAGAGGTCAGAAGAATGAGGTGAATTAAAGCTTGATTCTGGACTCAGAACCGGCTTTCAATGTCAGTTCTACCACTTCCTAGCTGTATCTCCTCCACATGTTATTAAATTCTCTAAGTTTCAGTATCCTTTTTATTAAATGGGGAGAATAACAGTACTTAGACCTTATAGGGTTGGTAAGATGATTACATGAGTTAATTCATATAACGACTCCAGCCTGTAGTAAATGCTCCCTAAATATTAGCTGCTAATATTATTGTTACAGAAGTCATATAGGCGTACCTAGATATGGGGTGCTACAGGTATACATCCTTAGAGGTAACAGTAATTTAGTTCTATTGGTAATGCTCATTGGCGTCCCCCCGTTGGTCTCAATTAGTGAGTATCCCCTTACGTTAAAACAAATAGGGAATAAAGTTGGGATGCATTTTCTATGGAGGGTGCTCAGTCACCGTTTCTCCCTCCGTCTACTTACAGGTTTAAGATAGGCGACATTGCTGTGACGAATGTCGTTTAGCAGCTGATCTCTGGGAGTGATTTCCACCAATGGGGGTGGCCTGTTTCTCGGCACTGGCTTGAGTGTTTTGATGACATCTTTGAGGTTGGTTTTCTCGGGTGGTTCTCTGGCTTCCGGCATCCGAGATTTGCGCTGGATTCTCTTCAGCTTCACCACCCGGAAGGAGTCAGGGTCTGTCCTGTACTGCGGCGCCTGTGATGGCTTTTTCatcatttcactgtgttgactGAAGGGGACGTTTTGGgggttgggaggccgaggtggcggtGGCTGGAAGAACTCCTGCATTCTGGAATCTGGCATGGGTCCTCCCAACATCTCCCACATCCCAGGGGGCAGCCCCAACCCATTCTCTAACATGGCTATCAGCTTCTTCTGTTCCTTGAGTTGCTGCTGTTTTTGCTCCTCCTGTCGTTTCTGCCTTTGTTTATCCTGATTCCTGGTGAGCAGATTAGTGACCACCATTCTGGGACCCGGAAGCTCAAAATGGTAGCCCATCTTCAGGAGAGTGCTGTTTGCCTTCAAAAGCCTGGCTATTTCCATTTCAGCATGGTGACCCAACATGTGCCTCTGATTGTGAAACCGAAGCTCAGTTAGCGTCTCATTAAACTGGAGACACCTCATGATGGCCACAATCCCTTTACCTGTGATGAAATTGGACTCGATGTTGAGAGTGGTGATGCTTCTATTTTCACGCAACATGTTAGCCAAGGCAAATGCTACATTCTCATCTGCACCCACATTGGCTAAACTGAATGTTCTGATGTGCttgtttttcttcattgcatTGACAAAGTCCAGTAACATTTCTTTGGGGATGTTTTCAATGTTGTTCAGGTTGAGTTCCTTCATGTCAGGATCATTTTTTCTAACTCTCCTCAAGCTCCCATCCAGGTCTGTCTGGTTTCCTGAAGGCCTTGCACTTACCTTCAAAAAGCTGGTATCTAGAGCTAACTTCTTAGGatctaattttgatatttttttctcactttgttCTTGGGCCTCTGGTCTGTCTCTCTGTTCTTTGAATGCTTTGTCAGTTACCTGCTGGCAGTTGTTCTCACAATTTCTAATTTGTTCCTTTGCTTTGCCTTCCTCTTCTCTGCTTGTTTTTTCACTGTCTTCACCATCATCTTCTCCTTCATcaccatcttcttcttcttcttcatcttcttcatctGTTTCTTGGACATTGCTGCTGCCCTTTGATTCTCTTTTATTCGCAACTATTTCATTATTgagcttttcttttaaatactgggccatatttttattatgtttgtcTATTTCTTCATGCTCTTCTTGAGTCTTTTCCTATAAGAGAGGTTTATGAGGATTAGAATACATAGCAGAGAAGAAATACGAAGTAGAGCATCAGCTACTGGAGATAAGAAAAATACTTGTTTAAATGAGCTggttgctattttaaataatgcttaTTTAAAGAGCTGATTGCTAAAAATGGGTGGTTATCCCATCCcataaataacaatattaaaatgaaaccttattaattttgttttaatattctgttttttaatggTGTTTAATTTCAGAAGcagttaaaaattgttttgaaaaccTGATAGAATTGTTCATCGATACATTGAAGCCTGGATTTTTTTATGCCAAATAGGCATCTAGTACTCAACAGTCCTGAGTCAGGGCAATAATTTCCTTATTattctaatatatttataatatattggAATAATGAAATTATTGCCCTAAAATTAACATTCCTACAATGTCTACTAATCTAGTGTAGAATGTACATGAACTTCCTCTGAGAACATAACATAATGTATGGAAAATTAGATCAGTTTGATATTTtggaatatatgtatatttaaaaacctcaattttaattttgaatatatatatatgtatatttaaaacctcaattttgattgtattttttcagttctttgaaaacTGCCATGGCTACTCTGTCTGGGACAAGTTTACTATCCCGGTTTCTTTTGAAAGAAAGTGCCTAGGAACCAGAGCCAGCTGTAAGATGGAACAGGATTATGCAGACATTGAGAAATAATTGCTTAGTCTGGGAAATAAAATGGACCTTTTATCAATAATGTGTATTAGATTCTTGCACATCAATTATAATGCTTTTCTATGCAATATGTGTGCCTCATAGGTATCATTTCGAAAGCCAGTACAGCAAGTTGAGACACAGGTTCATCTGAGCAAAaatttcatgctcataactgggTCGGAAGAGACAGTGACAAGTCACATTAACCACCTGAAGTCTTCACCACTGCATTTCTCATCTTGACCAGAAGGGGGAGCCAACTATCAAGCTGTTTAAGTTAtaccagaggaagaaaaaacatgTTGCAAGTACTCATTTTTACCCCCGACACTGAATTGGCTTTTAATCCATTGACCTCCAGTTGTAAAAAATCTGCAAATTGTATCATGAACTCTAACCTGATCAATCCAGCTGTTTCTTTTCTTAATCTTAGTACATGTTTAAACTCTCCTGACTGTAAAACCAATTGACACCTTTCCTTAATTACAGCCAGCGTAGTAATTTAACAAGATGTGTCTTTGTCAACAGGCATAACCTAAAGAGACTTTACCTAGGAGGCACCTCTGTACTCTTTTTGTTAAGTCATTTTCAAgtggaacattaaaaaaaaaattatactcatGCACAGTAAGTTTGAAGAGTCAACAATTCTAggtttcagattttagaaagtGAAGAACTAGCTTCAAAAACCACTTAATAGCCATCTATTTCTAAATGTCGTCACTGACAGCCAATACATAGTAATAATATAAGACATTTTCTGGTTATTCGACTTGGTTTAACTGCAGGGTGTGTGGCCAGACTTCAGGAGGACTGAAATGTTTGACACTGTGTGCAGAACACTGCATATGTTTGGATGTGCCAGAGAGACAGAGGCTACAGAACTGTCATTAGTTTCTCAAAGGGGcctgcaataaaaaagaaagagagttaAGGACAACTGCCTGGGTTATGAGTTAAGAAACCAAGTATCGTGGCAATAGAACACAGGCTTTCTGACACAGCAAACCTgacagcaatttttaaaaagagacatttgCAAGAAATCACCCAATTTTCCCCTTGGAAATATAAATGTAAGTGTTTCAGAAAGTTCCAGTCTGGAGTAGGATTAAATATTATGGTTTAATCTAGATATTGGCAGAAACAAAGCAGAACGAAACCCTGGAGTCCTGAGAAATCACAGTTACAAAAGGGACACCTAACAGCCCAGCCCAGGCAGCCATTTCTCTGTTGTACACAAATCTCTGGTTACCTCGGATTTCACAAAGGTGACAGGAACTCGTTCGTCTTCCAACATGCGCCTGGATGCCTTTTCCCAATACATATAATCAAC is a genomic window of Macaca mulatta isolate MMU2019108-1 chromosome 2, T2T-MMU8v2.0, whole genome shotgun sequence containing:
- the LMOD3 gene encoding leiomodin-3; translation: MSEHSRNSDQEELLDEEINEDEILANLSAEELKELQSEMEVMAPDPSLPVGMIQKDQTDKPPTGNFNHKSLVDYMYWEKASRRMLEDERVPVTFVKSEEKTQEEHEEIDKHNKNMAQYLKEKLNNEIVANKRESKGSSNVQETDEEDEEEEEDGDEGEDDGEDSEKTSREEEGKAKEQIRNCENNCQQVTDKAFKEQRDRPEAQEQSEKKISKLDPKKLALDTSFLKVSARPSGNQTDLDGSLRRVRKNDPDMKELNLNNIENIPKEMLLDFVNAMKKNKHIRTFSLANVGADENVAFALANMLRENRSITTLNIESNFITGKGIVAIMRCLQFNETLTELRFHNQRHMLGHHAEMEIARLLKANSTLLKMGYHFELPGPRMVVTNLLTRNQDKQRQKRQEEQKQQQLKEQKKLIAMLENGLGLPPGMWEMLGGPMPDSRMQEFFQPPPPRPPNPQNVPFSQHSEMMKKPSQAPQYRTDPDSFRVVKLKRIQRKSRMPEAREPPEKTNLKDVIKTLKPVPRNRPPPLVEITPRDQLLNDIRHSNVAYLKPVQLPKELA